Proteins from one Prevotella sp. E2-28 genomic window:
- a CDS encoding fasciclin domain-containing protein yields the protein MITKNLLYNKVIGLAVATLTFVACTDTWDDHYESLGSGETGMHEGTIWQAIKSNPDLSNFAKVIEGCNYVDRLDGSQVFTVYVPTNDQFSEAEADALIADYKAQADSVLPENNTVVKEFIQNHMALYNHSFSELRSDTLVLMNGKYAVLDPEATINTDLHSTDNKVQITKVNQLYSNGVMNIVDKPVKFVPNVFEAFRKDHDFDSIYNFLYNSHFYYKVFQPSQSVAGSIVNGKTQYLDSVFTQRNELFSAIGLINSEDSTYMMIAPTNQVWDKLITEYQNYFDYPDELEKEERDSMAYTYSRLAIVQGTTFSATFNTEKSLQDSAMSVNCTRNYTSRKSLWGVPMEYYQYYMPKAAKGAYNQTEIMKCSNGEVRKATEWNIDKQMTFHQFIQSAGAGYLKEVSKMYDKSVQDTVETVDVYSKTVDPKSAYYNKLWFNGCLHFMPAVTSVNHSATYTLYDVLSNIGYDVYVVVAPIVAVDTTATDDQRLPTKLRFTMFAPGLGSKGVALNNTSDPYYVSSSKSYLTVKDSVCYLKVAENFEFPKCTWGVGDEKLQAYLQVETNVSNVDTRKGTHTREFCINCILLVPHGSLELTDALPASVGTGNKKTEIPDYAQGKQGVLLYPHGKYDDRDYKAWYMLR from the coding sequence ATGATTACTAAGAATCTATTATATAATAAGGTGATAGGGTTGGCGGTAGCCACCCTCACCTTCGTAGCTTGTACCGATACCTGGGACGATCACTATGAGAGTCTGGGTAGTGGCGAGACCGGTATGCATGAAGGCACCATTTGGCAGGCTATCAAGAGCAATCCTGATTTAAGCAATTTTGCTAAAGTGATTGAAGGCTGTAACTACGTGGACAGACTGGACGGTAGTCAGGTGTTTACTGTTTATGTGCCTACCAATGACCAGTTCTCTGAAGCAGAAGCTGATGCTTTGATTGCTGATTATAAGGCCCAGGCAGATTCTGTATTGCCAGAGAACAATACTGTGGTGAAAGAATTTATTCAGAACCACATGGCACTCTATAACCATTCATTCTCAGAGTTGCGTTCTGATACTTTGGTACTTATGAATGGTAAATATGCTGTGCTGGATCCAGAAGCTACCATTAATACTGATTTGCATTCAACAGATAATAAAGTGCAAATAACTAAGGTGAACCAACTTTACAGTAATGGTGTGATGAATATTGTGGACAAACCTGTGAAGTTCGTACCAAATGTCTTTGAGGCATTCCGTAAGGATCATGACTTTGACAGTATCTACAATTTCCTGTACAATAGCCATTTCTATTATAAGGTGTTCCAGCCTTCACAGAGTGTGGCAGGTAGTATTGTAAATGGTAAGACACAGTATCTTGACTCTGTGTTCACACAGCGTAATGAGCTGTTTAGTGCAATAGGACTGATTAATTCCGAGGATAGTACTTATATGATGATTGCACCAACAAATCAGGTTTGGGATAAACTGATAACAGAGTACCAAAACTACTTTGACTACCCTGATGAGTTGGAGAAAGAGGAACGCGACTCTATGGCCTACACATACAGTCGTCTGGCCATTGTACAAGGTACAACGTTCAGTGCAACCTTCAATACTGAAAAATCACTTCAGGACTCCGCAATGTCTGTCAATTGTACCCGTAACTATACATCGCGTAAGTCATTATGGGGTGTTCCTATGGAATACTATCAGTACTATATGCCAAAGGCTGCTAAGGGTGCCTATAACCAGACTGAGATTATGAAATGCAGTAATGGTGAAGTACGCAAGGCCACGGAATGGAATATCGACAAGCAGATGACTTTCCATCAGTTTATCCAGTCCGCTGGTGCTGGTTACCTGAAAGAGGTAAGTAAAATGTATGACAAATCTGTACAGGATACCGTGGAGACTGTAGATGTTTATTCAAAAACGGTAGATCCTAAATCAGCATACTACAACAAGTTGTGGTTCAATGGTTGCTTGCACTTCATGCCCGCCGTTACATCGGTAAACCATTCTGCAACCTATACATTATATGATGTGCTCTCGAATATCGGATATGATGTCTATGTTGTCGTAGCTCCTATTGTGGCTGTTGACACAACGGCTACTGATGATCAACGTCTGCCTACAAAACTTCGTTTCACCATGTTCGCTCCTGGACTGGGTTCTAAGGGTGTAGCACTTAACAATACCTCTGATCCTTATTATGTCTCTAGTAGCAAGTCTTATCTGACTGTAAAGGATAGTGTGTGCTATCTAAAGGTGGCCGAGAACTTCGAGTTCCCCAAATGTACATGGGGTGTTGGCGATGAGAAACTGCAGGCTTACTTGCAGGTTGAAACCAACGTGTCGAACGTTGATACGCGAAAGGGAACCCATACACGTGAATTCTGTATCAACTGTATCCTGTTGGTACCTCATGGAAGTCTGGAGTTGACAGACGCTCTGCCTGCTTCTGTTGGCACAGGTAACAAGAAGACCGAGATTCCTGACTATGCACAGGGAAAACAGGGCGTCTTGTTGTATCCTCACGGCAAGTATGATGATAGGGACTATAAGGCATGGTACATGCTACGATAG
- a CDS encoding SusC/RagA family TonB-linked outer membrane protein, whose translation MKRYILFGITLLMAFPLSVVAQDEDTDDEEEVVQVKRVVKVQKNYETRTIRGHVFDAATQQPVSGAIVRATEIDGYSVLTEDDGSYSLKLPVFASAIYVSSPDHNAVKIGLSKDEEQKSVLLYPSTFKAEYTQQANVRSDFEATDFKYTNAINIKDEIQRQMGGQVYTITRNGTPGIGSVMFIQGLNSLNVNAQPLIVIDDVIIDQQYSRTLLHDGFYNDVLSNLNPADIEKVTVMRNGTALYGSKGANGVILIQTRRNKSMATRITANVSAGVVFEPKYISVMNADQYRSYASEMLKSTNTTLRDFKFLKSEFDQKGNKYYYYDQYHQNTDWKDYVYHTAMTQNYGINVEGGDEVANYNLSVGYTSAQSTLKYNDMDRLNIRFNTDISLSNKLSVRFDASFANQTRDIRNDGAPEGYDEGTPTAPSFLAYVKSPFMSAYSYGHDETGSGRFSESHYDIDKESYLNEALANYNNYNWRLGNPAAINEYGELETKNRFETSMLNLTVTPKYNITRDLSVSEHFSYNLVNTNEKYYIPINGTPDYYVASLGGYRENEVRSLASKQNSVMSDTRIDWKHRFDAHYLHLFGGARINREGFTSTAQVGYNTGSDKTPFITGSLRDKDVVGVSENWTSLSWYAQADYNYMGRYFLQANLAIDGSSRFGQDGGDFRLFKAAWGVFPGIQASWVLTNEPWLSEINGLDYLRLSAGYDISGNDDIDYYAARSYFRASQFLHAISGLAFEGIGNTKIQWETTRRMNIGLEGSFINNRLSLGLNYFRSKTDNLLTLQELGYLSGLNQNWSNGGKLKNEGFDVNFMAKVLNLKDWQWQIGASAGHYKNEITELPDGKQYLDNEIYGATVRTQVGNVANAFYGYKSLGVFSSTSEAKAAGTTDPNGLYFIDENGVDRVYFEAGDVHFADLNNDGMITDADRTIIGDPNPDIYGNIFTSVAYKRFKLDVCFNYSLGNDVYNYMRSQLEGGSRFMNQTTAMLRRWQVEGQQTDVPRITFQDPLGNSRFSDRWIEDGSYLRLKTVTLSYDLPVKSEYLQGFQFWIQGNNLLTFTKYLGSDPEMTATSSVIGQGFDLGQLGQSRSIVAGVKINL comes from the coding sequence ATGAAACGATATATCTTATTTGGAATTACGCTGCTGATGGCTTTCCCTTTGAGTGTTGTTGCTCAAGATGAAGACACAGATGACGAAGAGGAGGTTGTTCAGGTAAAGCGTGTTGTAAAAGTTCAGAAGAACTATGAGACTCGCACCATCAGGGGCCATGTCTTTGATGCTGCTACTCAGCAGCCTGTATCAGGTGCTATCGTACGTGCTACAGAGATTGATGGTTATAGTGTGCTGACAGAGGATGACGGTAGTTATTCACTTAAGTTGCCGGTGTTCGCTTCAGCTATCTATGTGTCTTCACCAGACCATAATGCAGTGAAGATTGGTTTGTCGAAAGACGAGGAGCAGAAGAGTGTTCTGCTCTATCCCTCTACCTTTAAGGCAGAGTACACCCAGCAAGCCAATGTGCGTAGCGACTTTGAGGCGACAGACTTCAAGTACACCAATGCCATTAATATCAAGGATGAGATTCAGAGACAAATGGGTGGACAAGTCTATACCATCACTCGTAATGGTACACCAGGTATTGGTAGCGTGATGTTTATTCAAGGTTTGAACTCACTCAACGTGAATGCTCAGCCGCTCATCGTTATTGATGATGTAATTATTGATCAGCAGTACAGTCGTACGTTGCTACACGACGGTTTCTATAACGACGTGCTGTCAAACCTGAATCCTGCAGATATTGAGAAGGTAACGGTGATGCGCAACGGTACAGCCCTTTATGGTTCAAAAGGTGCCAATGGCGTTATCCTGATTCAGACCCGTCGTAATAAGTCGATGGCAACTCGTATCACAGCCAATGTATCTGCCGGCGTGGTGTTTGAGCCTAAGTACATTTCTGTAATGAATGCCGATCAATATCGTAGCTATGCTTCTGAGATGTTGAAATCTACGAATACTACGCTTCGTGATTTCAAGTTCCTGAAGTCAGAGTTCGACCAGAAGGGTAACAAGTATTACTACTATGACCAGTATCATCAGAATACTGATTGGAAGGACTATGTATATCATACGGCAATGACTCAGAACTACGGTATTAACGTAGAGGGTGGTGATGAAGTGGCTAACTATAACCTCTCTGTAGGCTATACTAGTGCACAGAGCACCTTGAAGTACAATGATATGGATCGTTTGAACATCCGTTTCAATACCGATATCTCTCTGAGCAATAAGTTGTCTGTACGTTTTGACGCTTCGTTTGCAAACCAGACGCGTGACATTCGTAATGATGGAGCTCCTGAAGGTTATGATGAAGGTACGCCAACAGCTCCTTCTTTCCTGGCTTATGTAAAGAGTCCTTTTATGAGTGCTTATAGCTATGGACATGACGAAACGGGTAGTGGTCGCTTCTCAGAATCTCACTATGATATTGACAAAGAGTCATATCTGAATGAGGCTTTGGCTAACTACAATAACTACAACTGGCGCTTGGGTAACCCTGCAGCTATTAATGAGTATGGAGAGCTGGAGACTAAGAACCGTTTTGAGACTTCAATGCTTAACTTGACGGTTACACCAAAGTATAATATCACACGTGACCTCTCGGTTAGCGAGCATTTCAGCTATAACTTGGTGAACACTAACGAGAAGTATTATATCCCCATCAACGGTACACCTGATTATTATGTTGCTAGTCTGGGTGGCTATCGTGAGAATGAGGTGCGTTCACTGGCTTCAAAGCAGAACTCAGTGATGAGTGATACACGTATCGACTGGAAGCATCGCTTTGATGCACATTACCTCCACCTCTTCGGTGGTGCGCGCATCAACAGGGAAGGCTTTACCAGCACGGCACAGGTAGGTTATAACACAGGTAGTGATAAGACACCATTTATTACTGGTTCGCTCCGCGATAAGGATGTAGTTGGTGTCAGTGAGAACTGGACCAGCCTCTCTTGGTATGCACAGGCCGACTATAACTATATGGGCCGCTACTTCTTGCAGGCTAACTTGGCTATTGATGGTTCTTCACGTTTTGGTCAGGATGGTGGCGACTTCCGTCTGTTCAAGGCTGCTTGGGGCGTCTTCCCTGGTATTCAGGCTTCTTGGGTGCTAACTAATGAACCTTGGCTGTCAGAGATTAATGGTCTTGACTACCTGCGTCTCTCTGCTGGCTATGATATCAGTGGTAATGACGATATTGACTATTATGCAGCGCGCAGTTACTTCCGCGCTTCTCAGTTCCTCCATGCTATCTCTGGTCTTGCTTTCGAAGGTATCGGAAATACCAAGATACAGTGGGAGACCACACGTCGTATGAACATTGGTCTTGAGGGTAGCTTCATCAACAACCGCTTGAGCTTAGGTCTGAACTACTTCCGTTCAAAGACTGATAACCTGCTGACTCTTCAGGAACTGGGTTATCTTAGTGGTCTGAATCAGAACTGGTCTAACGGCGGTAAGCTGAAGAACGAGGGCTTTGATGTGAACTTCATGGCTAAGGTGCTGAACTTGAAAGACTGGCAGTGGCAGATTGGTGCTAGCGCTGGTCACTACAAGAATGAGATTACGGAGTTGCCTGATGGCAAGCAGTACTTAGATAATGAGATTTATGGTGCTACTGTTCGTACACAGGTGGGCAATGTGGCCAATGCTTTCTATGGTTATAAGTCATTAGGTGTATTCAGCAGTACTTCAGAGGCAAAAGCTGCCGGTACAACCGATCCGAATGGTCTTTACTTCATTGATGAGAATGGTGTTGACCGCGTTTACTTCGAGGCTGGTGACGTACATTTCGCCGACCTGAACAACGATGGTATGATTACTGATGCCGACCGTACTATCATTGGTGATCCTAATCCTGATATCTACGGTAACATCTTTACCTCTGTGGCTTACAAACGCTTTAAGTTGGATGTATGCTTCAATTACTCATTGGGTAATGACGTGTACAACTACATGCGTTCACAGTTGGAAGGTGGTTCACGCTTTATGAATCAGACCACAGCTATGCTGCGTCGTTGGCAGGTAGAAGGTCAGCAGACGGATGTTCCTCGTATCACTTTCCAGGATCCTCTGGGTAACTCACGCTTTAGTGATCGCTGGATTGAGGATGGCTCTTACCTGCGCCTGAAGACTGTGACCCTCTCTTATGATCTGCCAGTTAAGTCTGAGTATTTGCAGGGATTCCAGTTCTGGATTCAGGGTAACAACCTGCTTACTTTCACTAAGTACTTAGGTAGTGATCCTGAGATGACAGCAACTTCAAGTGTTATTGGACAGGGCTTTGACCTTGGTCAGCTCGGTCAGAGTCGTAGCATCGTGGCTGGTGTGAAGATTAACCTGTAA
- a CDS encoding RagB/SusD family nutrient uptake outer membrane protein, which produces MNIKKIYRKGAGSVVCGIAAAMMALPVLTSCEDFFTQESDDVLYADQNHLNVAEDSIYSVTGILNKLQALADRTVLLGELRGDLVELTNDASNDLREIYEFNVSDDNKYNNPSDYYAVINNCNYFIAHADTALRDNRNEYIFMKEYCAIKAIRAWTYLQLVLNYGKVPFFTEPLLSKEQAEAAETGTFANIEDICTFFINDLANLPERYNTEYPGYRQIRGVESKLLFFPLSIVRGDLYLWRASVTGSQADYKDAALNYYTYINQRNGTYSAYPTTLARIYWTPGESSWRSISGYSEVIYPSESISSTAELITMIAGDSIRAEGNYSELRNIFISREENDYKVSVKPSSRLFEISEAQSNVVVSADGTSVYYSPKGLDHHYSGDLRLPMVWSESYTIDRVSNKRIETQYIEKYSSRNVHIYRRTMLYLRMAEALNMAGYPKMAFQILSEGLSNEAIQKNVISRYYNDTTVVSVPDSTFLAKFDFSDNRYAVCDILDFKRNATVGTNHNQIGIHQRGSGFTPMDTTYVLPHDTVEYDATKRAKLIAEQQIAVDSLILNESALEFAFEGTRYYDIMRYAMQQKTLKGKDPAAVMKEVLEARRGSTKTATIPSLTDQKSWYLRWKGKIGLY; this is translated from the coding sequence ATGAATATTAAGAAAATATATCGTAAAGGGGCTGGATCGGTGGTTTGCGGCATTGCCGCAGCCATGATGGCTCTTCCTGTACTTACTTCTTGTGAGGATTTCTTCACTCAGGAGAGCGATGATGTGCTCTATGCCGATCAGAATCATCTGAACGTAGCAGAAGACTCAATTTATTCTGTTACTGGTATTTTGAACAAGTTACAGGCTTTGGCAGACCGTACAGTTCTGTTAGGTGAGTTGCGTGGTGACTTGGTTGAACTTACCAATGATGCGAGTAACGATCTGCGTGAAATTTATGAATTCAATGTGAGTGATGATAATAAGTATAATAACCCTAGCGACTATTATGCTGTTATTAATAACTGTAACTATTTCATTGCTCATGCTGATACGGCTTTGCGCGATAACCGAAACGAGTATATCTTTATGAAGGAGTACTGCGCTATTAAGGCTATTCGTGCATGGACTTATCTACAGTTGGTGCTTAATTACGGTAAGGTGCCTTTCTTCACCGAACCTCTCCTGAGTAAGGAGCAGGCAGAGGCTGCCGAGACTGGTACATTTGCTAATATTGAAGACATCTGTACCTTCTTCATCAATGATCTGGCTAACCTGCCCGAGCGTTACAACACGGAATATCCAGGCTATCGCCAGATTCGTGGTGTTGAGTCTAAGTTGCTGTTCTTCCCATTGAGTATTGTCCGTGGTGATCTCTACTTGTGGCGTGCTTCTGTTACGGGCAGCCAGGCTGACTATAAAGACGCAGCTTTGAATTACTATACGTATATCAATCAGCGCAATGGTACCTATTCGGCTTATCCTACAACCCTTGCACGTATTTACTGGACTCCTGGTGAGTCGTCATGGCGTAGTATCTCTGGTTATTCAGAGGTTATCTATCCTTCAGAGTCTATCAGCAGTACCGCAGAGCTTATCACGATGATTGCCGGTGACTCTATCCGTGCAGAGGGTAACTATAGTGAACTGCGTAACATCTTCATTTCACGTGAGGAAAATGACTACAAGGTCAGTGTAAAGCCTTCTTCACGTCTGTTTGAGATTTCTGAGGCTCAGTCTAATGTTGTTGTCTCTGCCGATGGAACCAGTGTGTACTATTCTCCTAAGGGACTGGATCACCATTACTCTGGTGACCTCCGTCTGCCGATGGTTTGGTCAGAGTCATACACCATTGACCGTGTTTCCAACAAGCGTATTGAGACACAGTATATCGAGAAATATTCTTCACGTAATGTGCATATCTATCGTCGCACCATGCTCTATCTGCGTATGGCCGAGGCCCTGAATATGGCCGGCTATCCCAAGATGGCCTTCCAGATTCTGTCTGAGGGCTTGAGCAACGAGGCTATCCAGAAGAATGTTATCTCTCGTTATTACAACGACACAACTGTTGTCTCTGTTCCCGACTCAACCTTCCTGGCTAAGTTCGACTTCTCTGACAACCGTTATGCTGTGTGCGACATCCTTGACTTCAAGAGAAATGCTACTGTAGGTACTAACCACAATCAGATTGGTATTCACCAGCGTGGTTCTGGTTTCACACCAATGGACACCACCTATGTGTTGCCTCACGACACAGTGGAGTATGATGCAACAAAGCGCGCTAAGCTGATTGCTGAGCAGCAGATTGCTGTTGACAGTCTGATTCTTAACGAGTCTGCTTTGGAGTTCGCTTTCGAAGGAACCCGTTATTATGACATCATGCGCTATGCAATGCAGCAGAAGACGCTGAAAGGAAAGGATCCTGCTGCAGTCATGAAGGAAGTTCTTGAGGCCCGTCGTGGTTCTACGAAAACCGCAACAATTCCTTCTCTGACAGATCAGAAGAGCTGGTACCTGAGATGGAAGGGTAAGATAGGTCTCTATTAA
- a CDS encoding succinate dehydrogenase/fumarate reductase iron-sulfur subunit: MAKNISFTIKFWRQNGPKDQGHFDTHEMHDIPDDTSFLEMLDILNEELINEGKEPFVFDHDCREGICGMCSLYINGTPHGKTERGATTCQLYMRRFNDGDVITVEPWRSAAFPVIKDCMVDRGAFDKIIQAGGYTTIRTGQAQDANAILIPKEDADEAMDCATCIGCGACVAACKNGSAMLFVSSKVSQLALLPQGRVEAARRVKNMIAKMDELGFGNCTNTRACEAVCPKNETIANIARLNREMIKAKIAD, encoded by the coding sequence ATGGCTAAAAATATCAGCTTTACAATAAAGTTCTGGCGCCAGAACGGCCCCAAGGACCAGGGACATTTCGACACCCACGAGATGCACGATATTCCCGATGACACTTCATTCCTCGAGATGCTTGACATCCTGAACGAGGAGCTCATCAATGAAGGTAAGGAGCCCTTCGTGTTCGACCACGACTGCCGCGAGGGTATCTGCGGTATGTGCTCACTCTACATCAATGGTACGCCTCACGGTAAGACCGAGCGTGGCGCTACCACTTGTCAGCTCTACATGCGCCGCTTCAACGATGGTGATGTTATCACCGTTGAGCCTTGGCGTTCAGCTGCCTTCCCCGTGATTAAGGACTGTATGGTTGACCGTGGTGCTTTCGATAAGATCATCCAGGCAGGCGGTTACACCACTATCCGCACTGGTCAGGCTCAGGACGCTAACGCTATCCTGATTCCAAAAGAGGATGCTGACGAGGCTATGGACTGCGCTACATGTATCGGTTGCGGTGCCTGCGTAGCAGCTTGTAAGAACGGCTCTGCCATGCTCTTCGTATCATCAAAGGTATCTCAGCTTGCCCTCCTTCCCCAGGGCCGTGTAGAGGCTGCACGTCGTGTGAAGAACATGATTGCCAAGATGGATGAACTCGGCTTTGGTAACTGTACCAACACTCGCGCCTGCGAGGCTGTATGTCCTAAGAACGAGACCATCGCAAACATCGCTCGCCTCAACCGCGAGATGATTAAGGCAAAGATTGCAGACTAA